In Primulina eburnea isolate SZY01 chromosome 14, ASM2296580v1, whole genome shotgun sequence, the following proteins share a genomic window:
- the LOC140813065 gene encoding serine/threonine-protein kinase-like protein At1g28390 — MGYLSCNLESAIATCDSYNWELLSKKPIKNHCRRPFKIVEFDFSVLSSATNGFSAGNLLGKGSHGAVYKAQIHQIKAVAAVKRTKQTHNSLAGNGGSTTDAELEILSRIYHPRLVNLLGFAIDPNQRKLIVVEYMPNGSLYDLLHRSGKPPGWVKRTRFALQVARAVQFLHASNPPIIHRDIKSSNILIDSSFSSRLSDFGLSLRGHMEDVKVKCTPPAGTLGYLDPEYLAPGDLSTKSDVFSFGILMLEIITGRNAIDVNYSPPSVVDWAVPAIKIGDFTGICDLRIGPPRNWEALRRIAVLAARCVRSTAAKRPGMAEVVECLKIVHQKMKARAPICINLGSSVGEDSRAVKYEPLDESVEMARNSRTGSRRNGKVSSVSTAELRHYAIGGRIGRSKSIGTANEIKFLPPDESNDHIMRRREGLSVKIPTVRLSKSRSVGILQGKKLARNNGAADKQVRRNLKSNLLVDLQE; from the coding sequence ATGGGTTACCTTTCATGCAACTTGGAGTCCGCTATCGCCACCTGCGATTCGTATAACTGGGAATTGTTGAGTAAAAAGCCCATCAAGAATCATTGTAGAAGGCCTTTCAAGATTgttgaatttgatttttcagTTCTCAGCTCTGCCACCAATGGCTTCTCCGCCGGGAATTTACTTGGGAAAGGCAGCCATGGAGCCGTGTATAAAGCGCAAATCCATCAGATAAAAGCTGTCGCGGCAGTCAAAAGGACGAAACAAACGCACAACTCCCTCGCTGGAAATGGTGGTAGTACCACTGATGCAGAGCTGGAGATTCTGTCTAGAATTTATCACCCCCGGCTGGTGAACTTGCTTGGATTTGCTATTGATCCGAATCAACGTAAACTGATCGTAGTAGAGTACATGCCGAATGGGTCCTTGTACGATTTGCTCCACCGGTCGGGTAAACCCCCGGGTTGGGTTAAGAGAACCCGCTTTGCTTTGCAGGTTGCAAGGGCGGTTCAGTTTCTGCACGCATCAAATCCGCCGATCATTCACAGGGATATCAAATCGTCCAACATTTTGATAGACTCGAGCTTCAGTTCCCGGCTCAGCGACTTCGGTCTGTCTCTGAGAGGACATATGGAGGACGTTAAGGTGAAATGCACGCCCCCGGCGGGGACGTTGGGATACCTAGACCCGGAATATCTCGCCCCTGGCGATCTAAGCACCAAGTCGGACGTATTCAGCTTCGGGATATTAATGCTGGAGATCATCACCGGCAGGAATGCAATCGACGTGAATTACAGTCCTCCGTCGGTGGTCGATTGGGCTGTTCCGGCGATAAAAATAGGTGACTTCACTGGCATTTGTGACCTAAGAATCGGGCCTCCGCGAAACTGGGAAGCTCTCAGACGGATAGCCGTGTTGGCGGCTAGGTGCGTGAGGTCCACAGCGGCGAAGCGGCCAGGAATGGCAGAGGTGGTGGAATGTTTAAAGATTGTACACCAGAAAATGAAGGCACGTGCTCCAATTTGTATTAATCTGGGGAGTAGCGTAGGGGAGGATTCTCGTGCAGTCAAATATGAGCCGTTGGATGAGAGCGTGGAGATGGCCAGGAACAGTAGAACAGGGAGCAGGAGGAACGGGAAAGTATCCAGTGTTTCGACTGCAGAACTCAGGCATTACGCGATTGGTGGCAGAATCGGAAGGTCAAAGTCAATTGGAACAGCTAATGAGATTAAATTTCTACCGCCCGATGAAAGTAATGATCACATAATGAGGAGGAGGGAGGGATTGAGTGTCAAGATCCCCACGGTGAGGTTGAGTAAGTCAAGGTCAGTGGGGATTTTGCAGGGGAAGAAGTTGGCCAGAAACAATGGGGCAGCAGATAAACAAGTTagaagaaatttgaaatctaacTTATTGGTTGATTTACAAGAATAG
- the LOC140813189 gene encoding transcription elongation factor 1 homolog: MGKRKSTAKPPPKKRMDKLDTVFSCPFCNHGTSVDCRIDMKNLIGEASCRICQESFSTTVTALTEPIDIYSEWIDECERVNNLEDEDA, translated from the exons ATGGGTAAAAGGAAGTCCACGGCGAAGCCACCGCCTAAGAAGAGAATGGACAAACTTGACACTGTTTTCAGCTGTCCCTTCTGCAATCATGGCACAAGTGTTGACTGCCGCAT TGATATGAAGAACTTGATTGGTGAGGCCTCATGCCGGATTTGCCAAGAGAGCTTTAGCACCACCGTAACAG CTTTGACAGAACCGATAGACAT ATATAGTGAGTGGATTGATGAGTGCGAACGTGTCAATAACCTTGAGGATGAAGATGCTTAG
- the LOC140812885 gene encoding uncharacterized protein isoform X1, with product MRWLLRSRTVSVVIRNGSHSSFESRRSVVTSCRAVLLPRFGGPEVLEVRENVNLPELKPNEVLVRTRAVSVNPLDTRMRSGYGRSLFEPLLPLILGRDISGEVAALGGSVHSLSVGQEVFGALHPTAVRGTYADYAILAEDELTVKPESISHVEASAIPFAALTAWRALRCTARIKQGQRVLVVGGGGAVGFSAIQLAVAFGCHVSTTCGGECIARILAAGAEQAVDYATEDYEASINGYFDAVLDTIGVAETERIGINLLKRGGHYMTLQGEAASWTDRYGLAVGLPISTAILLKKQVQYRYSHGIEYWWNYMRADPEGLYEIRRLSEAGKLKVPVDKTFSIKQVREAHDAKDKRLIPGKVVLEFD from the exons ATGCGGTGGTTACTGCGGAGTAGAACCGTATCTGTGGTGATTCGAAATGGATCGCACAGTTCATTTGAATCACGCAGGAGTGTGGTGACGAGCTGTAGAGCGGTGCTATTACCGCGGTTCGGTGGACCAGAGGTGTTGGAGGTCCGAGAAAATGTTAATTTGCCTGAACTCAAGCCTAATGAGGTCCTCGTCCGGACTCGCGCCGTCTCGGTCAATCCGCTCGATACTAGA ATGCGATCAGGCTATGGTCGTTCACTGTTTGAACCACTTTTGCCATTAATACTAGGACGTGATATTAGTGGCGAAGTTGCAGCTTTGGGAGGTTCTGTACACTCGCTCAGTGTAGGGCAGGAAGTTTTTGGCGCTCTTCATCCTACAGCAGTGAGGGGTACTTATGCCGACTATGCAATTCTTGCGGAAGATGAACTTACCGTAAAACCAGAATCAATTTCGCATGTG GAAGCAAGTGCCATCCCTTTTGCTGCCTTGACTGCCTGGCGTGCGCTGAGATGTACAGCAAGGATTAAGCAAGG ACAAAGGGTGTTAGTGGTGGGCGGAGGAGGAGCTGTAGGCTTTTCTGCAATTCAGCTTGCCGTGGCTTTTGGATGTCATGTTTCTACCACATGTGGAGGTGAATGCATTGCTCGTATCTTGGCAGCAGGTGCCGAACAAGCTGTTGACTATGCCACTGAG GATTATGAAGCATCAATAAATGGTTATTTTGATGCTGTATTGGACACCATTGGCGTTGCTGAGACAGAAAGAATAGGTATAAATCTTTTGAAGAGAGGGGGGCATTACATGACATTGCAG GGAGAGGCTGCATCCTGGACTGATAGGTATGGACTAGCAGTTGGCCTTCCTATATCAACAGCTATATTGTTGAAGAAGCAAGTTCAATATCGATATTCACATGGAATCG AATATTGGTGGAATTACATGAGGGCCGATCCTGAAGGTTTGTATGAAATTCGCCGGCTATCTGAGGCGGGAAAGCTGAAAGTACCTGTTGATAAGACCTTTTCAATTAAACAGGTGAGAGAAGCGCATGATGCCAAAGATAAGAGGCTCATTCCAGGTAAAGTTGTCTTAGAATTTGATTAG
- the LOC140812885 gene encoding uncharacterized protein isoform X2, whose amino-acid sequence MLICLNSSLMRSSSGLAPSRSIRSILDFSQMRSGYGRSLFEPLLPLILGRDISGEVAALGGSVHSLSVGQEVFGALHPTAVRGTYADYAILAEDELTVKPESISHVEASAIPFAALTAWRALRCTARIKQGQRVLVVGGGGAVGFSAIQLAVAFGCHVSTTCGGECIARILAAGAEQAVDYATEDYEASINGYFDAVLDTIGVAETERIGINLLKRGGHYMTLQGEAASWTDRYGLAVGLPISTAILLKKQVQYRYSHGIEYWWNYMRADPEGLYEIRRLSEAGKLKVPVDKTFSIKQVREAHDAKDKRLIPGKVVLEFD is encoded by the exons ATGTTAATTTGCCTGAACTCAAGCCTAATGAGGTCCTCGTCCGGACTCGCGCCGTCTCGGTCAATCCGCTCGATACTAGA TTTTTCACAGATGCGATCAGGCTATGGTCGTTCACTGTTTGAACCACTTTTGCCATTAATACTAGGACGTGATATTAGTGGCGAAGTTGCAGCTTTGGGAGGTTCTGTACACTCGCTCAGTGTAGGGCAGGAAGTTTTTGGCGCTCTTCATCCTACAGCAGTGAGGGGTACTTATGCCGACTATGCAATTCTTGCGGAAGATGAACTTACCGTAAAACCAGAATCAATTTCGCATGTG GAAGCAAGTGCCATCCCTTTTGCTGCCTTGACTGCCTGGCGTGCGCTGAGATGTACAGCAAGGATTAAGCAAGG ACAAAGGGTGTTAGTGGTGGGCGGAGGAGGAGCTGTAGGCTTTTCTGCAATTCAGCTTGCCGTGGCTTTTGGATGTCATGTTTCTACCACATGTGGAGGTGAATGCATTGCTCGTATCTTGGCAGCAGGTGCCGAACAAGCTGTTGACTATGCCACTGAG GATTATGAAGCATCAATAAATGGTTATTTTGATGCTGTATTGGACACCATTGGCGTTGCTGAGACAGAAAGAATAGGTATAAATCTTTTGAAGAGAGGGGGGCATTACATGACATTGCAG GGAGAGGCTGCATCCTGGACTGATAGGTATGGACTAGCAGTTGGCCTTCCTATATCAACAGCTATATTGTTGAAGAAGCAAGTTCAATATCGATATTCACATGGAATCG AATATTGGTGGAATTACATGAGGGCCGATCCTGAAGGTTTGTATGAAATTCGCCGGCTATCTGAGGCGGGAAAGCTGAAAGTACCTGTTGATAAGACCTTTTCAATTAAACAGGTGAGAGAAGCGCATGATGCCAAAGATAAGAGGCTCATTCCAGGTAAAGTTGTCTTAGAATTTGATTAG